A genomic window from Desulfovibrio sp. X2 includes:
- a CDS encoding Y-family DNA polymerase gives MARTFALVDCNNFYASCERVFAPRLEGTPIVVLSNNDGCVISRSAEAKALGIPMGEPSFRLKGFAARHGVAVLSSNYALYGDMSGRVMSVLERFAPATEVYSIDEAFLDLTGLREDKAAFAARLRALVRRWTGIPVSIGIGPTKTLAKAANRLAKKNPELHGVLDLSAGDDVTPWLSRIAAGDVWGIGRRTAAMLARHGVHTAADFARLPEAFVQRRMTVTGLHTLLELRGRPCIELEDVPAPKKSIVSSRSFGTPVTRLADMREALAWHVARAAEKLRGQHALAGNVLVHMQTNRFISNEPQHAASDTASLSLPTARTPELLRAGLALADRLFKPGYRYKKAGVMLFGIEAETAVQGSLLAPDPRDDARRDALMHALDAVNAKWGRETLRPAATGIERPWRMRQEHRTPRYTTVWDEIPVVNAD, from the coding sequence ATGGCCAGAACCTTCGCCCTCGTGGACTGCAACAACTTCTACGCCTCGTGCGAGCGCGTCTTCGCGCCCCGGCTCGAGGGCACGCCCATCGTGGTCCTGTCCAACAACGACGGCTGCGTCATCTCCCGCTCGGCCGAGGCCAAGGCGCTCGGCATCCCCATGGGCGAGCCGAGCTTCAGGCTCAAGGGCTTCGCCGCGCGCCACGGCGTGGCCGTGCTCTCGTCCAACTACGCGCTCTACGGCGACATGTCCGGCCGCGTCATGTCCGTGCTCGAACGGTTCGCCCCGGCCACGGAGGTCTACTCCATCGACGAGGCCTTCCTGGACCTCACGGGGCTGCGCGAGGACAAGGCCGCCTTCGCCGCGCGGCTGCGCGCCCTGGTGCGCCGCTGGACCGGCATCCCCGTGTCCATCGGCATCGGCCCCACCAAGACCCTGGCCAAGGCCGCCAACCGGCTGGCCAAGAAGAACCCCGAGCTTCACGGCGTGCTCGACCTCTCGGCCGGGGACGACGTCACTCCCTGGCTCTCCCGGATCGCGGCGGGCGACGTCTGGGGCATCGGCCGCCGCACCGCGGCCATGCTCGCGCGCCACGGCGTGCACACCGCGGCCGACTTCGCGCGGCTGCCCGAGGCCTTCGTGCAGAGACGCATGACCGTCACCGGACTGCACACCCTGCTCGAGCTTCGCGGCCGCCCCTGCATCGAACTCGAGGACGTGCCCGCGCCCAAGAAGTCCATCGTCTCCTCGCGCTCCTTCGGCACGCCCGTCACCCGCCTCGCGGACATGCGCGAGGCCCTGGCCTGGCACGTGGCCCGCGCGGCCGAAAAGCTGCGCGGGCAGCACGCCCTGGCCGGAAACGTCCTCGTGCACATGCAGACCAACCGCTTCATCTCGAACGAGCCGCAGCACGCGGCCTCGGACACCGCATCCCTCTCCCTGCCCACGGCCCGCACCCCGGAGCTCCTGCGCGCGGGCCTGGCCCTGGCGGACCGACTCTTCAAGCCCGGCTACCGCTACAAGAAGGCCGGGGTCATGCTCTTCGGCATCGAGGCCGAGACCGCCGTGCAGGGCTCCCTCCTGGCGCCCGATCCCCGGGACGACGCCCGCCGCGACGCCCTCATGCACGCCCTGGACGCCGTGAACGCCAAGTGGGGCCGCGAGACCCTGCGCCCCGCGGCCACGGGCATCGAGCGCCCCTGGCGCATGCGCCAGGAGCACCGCACCCCCCGCTACACCACCGTCTGGGACGAGATCCCCGTCGTCAACGCCGACTGA
- a CDS encoding LexA family transcriptional regulator — protein sequence MPHATIEILGVVPTSGPSSGPSFGSSNGQDAGLPLYLAQVPAGFPSPAEDYIDRRLDLNEHLVKNPAATFFVRVSGDSMRDAGITSGDILVVDRSLEPRDGAVVVAALDGELTVKRLRTRRGRLYLMPDNPDYAPVEIDPEASFTVWGVVTFVIHKA from the coding sequence ATGCCGCACGCGACCATCGAAATCCTGGGGGTCGTCCCCACTTCCGGCCCCTCTTCCGGCCCTTCTTTCGGCTCGTCCAACGGCCAAGACGCGGGTCTGCCGCTCTATCTGGCCCAGGTCCCGGCCGGGTTCCCCTCGCCCGCGGAGGACTACATCGACCGCCGCCTGGACCTGAACGAGCACCTGGTCAAGAATCCGGCGGCCACCTTCTTCGTGCGCGTCTCCGGCGACTCCATGCGCGACGCGGGGATAACCTCGGGCGACATCCTGGTTGTGGACCGGTCCCTCGAACCGCGCGACGGCGCCGTGGTGGTCGCGGCCCTGGACGGCGAGCTGACGGTCAAGCGCTTGCGTACACGTCGAGGCCGCCTCTACCTGATGCCGGACAACCCGGACTACGCCCCGGTGGAGATCGACCCCGAGGCCTCGTTCACGGTCTGGGGCGTGGTCACCTTCGTCATTCACAAAGCCTAG
- a CDS encoding PLP-dependent aminotransferase family protein, with amino-acid sequence MYALHPDVPEPLYAQLARQMRERVLAGRLAADERLPSVRALAAELGLGRNTVEAAYQELLAEGYIHTRPRSGYFVSALDQDALPPGRAPGKRPAQKPPEADGPGTADLPPARYDFHPARLDTAIFPAPLWRRYFLEILRESGRDLAAYGGMQGDLGLRARIRDYLERSRGVVCSLDQVVVCAGLQHSLAVVADLLRETHSRAAVENPGYFLPRSVLANSGWDIVPVPVGEDGMDLEALRESGCRLAYVTPSHQFPLGRVMPVASRLKLLEWARAGGNVIFEDDYDSELRYQGSPVRSLQGLAPGADVVYAGTFSKILSPSLRLSYMVLPPSLLPAFRARFGDYQDSASLLEQRTLARFMERGHWERHIRRARTLCKRRHNALLAAVTRHFRPERPGEGAEVIGQGAGLHVVLALPRSAPPEAEVVRRAARAGIRLVPFAATLAEGTAHGDGRALLLLGFGALAPEALDEGMALLASLCRG; translated from the coding sequence GTGTACGCCCTCCACCCCGACGTCCCCGAGCCGCTGTACGCCCAGCTCGCCCGCCAGATGCGCGAGCGCGTGCTCGCGGGACGTCTGGCCGCGGACGAGCGGCTGCCCTCGGTGCGCGCCCTGGCCGCCGAGCTCGGCCTCGGCCGCAACACGGTGGAGGCCGCCTACCAGGAGCTCCTGGCCGAGGGCTACATCCACACCCGGCCGCGCAGCGGCTACTTCGTCTCCGCCCTGGACCAGGACGCCCTGCCCCCGGGCCGCGCGCCCGGAAAACGGCCCGCGCAGAAGCCCCCCGAGGCGGACGGGCCGGGGACGGCCGACCTCCCGCCCGCGCGCTACGATTTCCACCCGGCCAGGCTCGATACGGCAATCTTCCCCGCGCCGCTGTGGCGCAGATATTTCCTCGAAATCCTGCGCGAGAGCGGCCGCGATCTCGCCGCCTACGGCGGGATGCAGGGCGATCTCGGGCTTCGCGCCCGCATCCGCGACTACCTCGAGCGCTCGCGCGGCGTCGTCTGCTCCCTGGACCAGGTCGTGGTCTGCGCGGGGCTGCAACACTCCCTTGCCGTCGTCGCCGACCTCCTGCGCGAGACCCACTCCCGCGCCGCCGTGGAGAACCCGGGCTACTTCCTGCCCCGCTCGGTCCTCGCCAACAGCGGATGGGACATCGTCCCCGTGCCCGTGGGGGAGGACGGCATGGACCTCGAGGCGCTTCGCGAAAGCGGCTGCCGCCTGGCCTACGTCACCCCCTCGCACCAGTTCCCGCTCGGCCGCGTCATGCCCGTGGCGAGCCGCCTCAAGCTCCTCGAATGGGCGCGCGCGGGCGGCAACGTGATCTTCGAGGACGACTACGACAGCGAGCTGCGCTACCAGGGCTCGCCGGTCAGGAGCCTGCAGGGCCTCGCCCCGGGGGCGGACGTGGTCTACGCCGGGACCTTCTCGAAGATCCTCTCGCCCTCTCTGCGCCTGAGCTACATGGTCCTGCCGCCGTCCCTGCTGCCCGCCTTCCGGGCGCGCTTCGGCGACTACCAGGACTCGGCCTCCCTGCTCGAACAGCGGACCCTGGCCCGGTTCATGGAGCGCGGCCACTGGGAACGGCACATCCGCCGCGCGCGCACGCTCTGCAAGCGGCGACACAACGCCCTCCTCGCGGCCGTGACCCGCCACTTCAGGCCCGAACGGCCCGGGGAGGGGGCCGAGGTCATCGGACAGGGCGCGGGGCTGCACGTGGTCCTCGCCCTGCCGCGCTCGGCCCCGCCCGAGGCCGAGGTCGTGCGCCGGGCCGCGCGGGCGGGCATCCGCCTCGTCCCCTTCGCCGCCACCCTGGCCGAGGGCACGGCGCACGGCGACGGCCGCGCCCTGCTCCTCCTCGGCTTCGGGGCACTCGCGCCCGAGGCGCTGGACGAGGGCATGGCGCTCCTGGCCTCGCTCTGCCGCGGATGA
- a CDS encoding nitroreductase family protein, whose product MAPSVSEAIAARHSVRAYAPDPLSQAEIEALLEAGRNAPSSLNSQPWRFKVVTAEADRQWFATSAASRKQSWLAAAPAIIVCCADLAGYVRDSQASAFFYKENKLIEGEPMAGIEKYVAREAEAAEMAKFGAGAMNVALAVSFMMLRAVEMGLGTCWVGMFDEQNIKNRFGLGPDLRVVCLLAVGRPAEASVPPRKRKALAEIVLP is encoded by the coding sequence ATGGCACCGAGCGTCAGCGAAGCCATCGCCGCCCGCCACAGCGTGCGGGCCTATGCCCCGGATCCCCTGAGCCAAGCCGAGATCGAGGCGCTGCTGGAGGCGGGACGCAACGCCCCCTCGAGCCTCAACTCCCAGCCCTGGCGCTTCAAGGTCGTCACGGCCGAGGCGGACAGGCAGTGGTTCGCCACCAGCGCAGCCAGCCGCAAGCAGTCCTGGCTGGCCGCGGCGCCCGCGATCATCGTCTGCTGCGCCGACCTGGCGGGCTACGTGCGCGACTCCCAGGCGAGCGCCTTCTTCTACAAGGAGAACAAGCTCATCGAGGGCGAGCCCATGGCCGGGATCGAGAAGTACGTGGCCCGCGAGGCCGAGGCCGCCGAGATGGCCAAGTTCGGCGCGGGCGCCATGAACGTGGCCCTGGCCGTCTCCTTCATGATGCTGCGCGCCGTGGAGATGGGGCTCGGCACCTGCTGGGTAGGCATGTTCGACGAGCAGAACATCAAGAACCGCTTCGGCCTCGGACCGGACCTGCGCGTGGTCTGCCTGCTGGCCGTGGGCCGCCCGGCCGAAGCCTCGGTCCCGCCCCGCAAGCGCAAGGCGCTTGCGGAGATCGTCCTGCCGTAG
- a CDS encoding alpha/beta fold hydrolase — translation MPFLERDGLRLHYEDSGPPAAGPDAAVSPAGGLPLLFIHGNSCDGTFFAPLTERFAPARRCIVPDLRGHGQSDAPEDAAYTYHAFTDDLAALCRSLRVPRVVAVGHSMGGAVAVRLAASRPDLVAGLAALDSTLLPPPGLELWLDPLLRKLAAAPDASPMRDFYEPLFGPEDDPVRRQEIVARLECTPRHVVLALMDLFRDPDYESALRSARCPLLYVSANRHRTDWTALRRLAPQTRFAQAALSGHFLPLEVPEQIGPMLGRFLANLGTVPAPGA, via the coding sequence ATGCCCTTCCTGGAACGAGACGGACTGCGCCTGCACTACGAAGACTCCGGCCCGCCCGCGGCAGGACCCGACGCCGCGGTTTCCCCGGCCGGGGGCCTCCCCCTGCTCTTCATCCACGGCAACTCCTGCGACGGAACCTTCTTCGCGCCGCTGACGGAGCGCTTCGCCCCGGCGCGGCGCTGCATCGTCCCGGACCTGCGCGGCCACGGCCAGAGCGACGCGCCCGAGGACGCGGCCTACACCTACCACGCCTTCACCGACGACCTGGCCGCGCTCTGCCGCTCGCTGCGCGTGCCGCGCGTCGTGGCCGTGGGCCACAGCATGGGCGGGGCCGTGGCCGTGCGACTGGCCGCGTCCCGGCCGGACCTCGTGGCCGGGCTGGCCGCCCTGGACTCCACCCTGCTGCCTCCGCCCGGGCTCGAGCTCTGGCTCGACCCGCTGCTCCGAAAGCTCGCCGCCGCGCCGGACGCATCGCCCATGCGCGACTTCTACGAGCCCCTCTTCGGCCCCGAGGACGACCCGGTCCGCAGGCAGGAGATCGTGGCCCGGCTGGAGTGCACCCCGCGCCACGTGGTCCTGGCCCTCATGGACCTCTTCCGCGACCCGGACTACGAATCCGCCCTGCGCAGCGCGCGCTGCCCCCTGCTCTACGTGAGCGCGAACCGCCACCGCACGGACTGGACCGCCCTGCGCCGCCTGGCGCCCCAGACGCGCTTCGCCCAGGCCGCCCTCTCCGGCCACTTCCTGCCCCTCGAGGTCCCGGAGCAGATCGGCCCCATGCTCGGGCGATTCCTGGCCAACCTCGGGACAGTGCCTGCCCCGGGGGCCTGA
- a CDS encoding HD-GYP domain-containing protein, which translates to MQSGHAEHMEHSGRVAPLSLSLGRALGLRGAELGELALAARGHDTGKLALPEHVLLKPGPLTEGEWALMRRHTLFGAHLLEAGRAPGASVRTALAHHENFDGSGYPFGLRSSDIPLFARIVALADTYDALRAARSYKPAYSHARTMRLILSARGTRFDPRLADAFLWLMN; encoded by the coding sequence ATGCAGTCAGGACACGCAGAACACATGGAGCACTCGGGCCGCGTGGCCCCGCTCAGCCTCTCCCTGGGCCGCGCCCTGGGGCTTCGCGGCGCGGAGCTCGGCGAGCTGGCCCTGGCCGCGCGGGGACACGACACCGGCAAGCTCGCCCTGCCCGAGCACGTCCTGCTCAAGCCCGGACCACTGACCGAAGGGGAGTGGGCCCTGATGCGCCGCCATACGCTGTTCGGGGCCCATCTGCTGGAGGCCGGGCGGGCGCCTGGAGCCAGCGTGAGAACCGCACTCGCGCACCACGAGAACTTCGACGGCTCCGGCTATCCGTTCGGCCTCCGTTCTTCAGACATCCCGCTCTTCGCGCGCATCGTGGCCCTGGCCGACACCTACGACGCCCTGCGCGCGGCCCGCAGCTACAAGCCCGCCTACTCGCACGCGCGCACCATGCGTCTCATCCTCTCCGCGCGCGGCACGCGCTTCGATCCCCGTCTTGCCGATGCCTTCCTCTGGCTCATGAACTAG
- the mdh gene encoding malate dehydrogenase, with translation MNGKITVFGAGNVGGAVTRRLIERKLCKKVVLVDRSGSKAAGVALDILEASPIDLLEPVCIPMDDLEQTRDSEIVIITAGARRQEGMSRDDLVRVNADIVRDCVGKAVKYSPYAFFIIVSNPLNVMCHVAMRAGQIPRTRITGMAGILDSCRFAYFIAKELGVSVENVQAMVLGEHGEDMIPVPRYSTVAGVPLTELLPPEAIERLAARTREGGAEIISLMQTSAFYAPASAVIQMVAAVVMDKKKILPCAAQLSGEYGIEGAFLGVPVKLGANGIEDILPLELTDAELAALRRAADKGKALLALLGEPC, from the coding sequence ATGAACGGGAAGATCACTGTGTTCGGGGCCGGGAACGTGGGCGGGGCGGTCACGCGCAGGCTCATCGAGCGCAAGCTGTGCAAGAAGGTGGTGCTGGTGGACCGCTCCGGGTCCAAGGCCGCGGGCGTGGCCCTGGACATCCTGGAGGCGAGCCCAATCGACCTGCTCGAGCCGGTCTGCATTCCCATGGACGACCTCGAGCAGACCAGGGATTCGGAGATCGTGATCATCACGGCCGGGGCCCGGCGGCAGGAGGGCATGAGCCGCGACGACCTGGTGAGGGTCAACGCGGACATCGTGCGCGACTGCGTGGGCAAGGCCGTGAAGTACAGCCCCTACGCCTTCTTCATCATCGTCAGCAATCCGCTGAACGTGATGTGCCACGTGGCCATGCGCGCGGGACAGATCCCGCGCACGCGGATCACCGGCATGGCGGGCATCCTCGACTCCTGCCGCTTCGCCTACTTCATCGCCAAGGAACTCGGGGTCTCGGTGGAGAACGTCCAGGCCATGGTGCTCGGCGAGCACGGCGAGGACATGATCCCGGTGCCGCGCTACTCCACCGTGGCCGGGGTGCCGCTGACCGAACTCCTGCCGCCCGAGGCGATCGAGCGGCTGGCCGCGCGCACCCGCGAAGGCGGGGCCGAGATCATAAGCCTCATGCAGACCAGCGCCTTCTACGCGCCCGCCTCGGCCGTCATCCAGATGGTCGCGGCCGTGGTCATGGACAAGAAGAAGATCCTGCCCTGCGCGGCCCAACTCTCCGGAGAATACGGCATCGAGGGCGCCTTCCTCGGCGTGCCGGTCAAGCTCGGCGCGAACGGCATAGAGGACATCCTCCCCCTGGAACTCACGGACGCGGAACTCGCGGCCCTGCGCCGCGCCGCGGACAAGGGCAAGGCCCTCCTGGCCCTGCTCGGGGAGCCCTGCTAG
- a CDS encoding type 1 glutamine amidotransferase domain-containing protein: MNDKKALIVSADNFEDTELLVPLYRLQEAGYHVDLAAPSKGKITGKHGYSVEANLGVEDVESAGSCGYSLLVLPGGKAPAALRVIPKVLDIARDFASSGAPIAAICHGPQILISAGLLQGRRATCYSSVVPELKEAGVNYEDKEVVVDGQFVTSRSPEDLPAFDREMMKKLGA; this comes from the coding sequence ATGAACGACAAGAAGGCCCTCATCGTCAGCGCGGACAATTTCGAGGACACCGAGCTGCTCGTGCCCCTCTACAGGCTGCAGGAGGCGGGGTACCACGTGGACCTGGCCGCGCCGAGCAAGGGGAAGATCACGGGCAAGCACGGCTATTCCGTGGAGGCCAACCTGGGCGTGGAGGACGTGGAGTCCGCGGGCTCGTGCGGCTACTCCCTCCTGGTCCTGCCCGGCGGCAAGGCCCCGGCGGCGCTGCGCGTGATCCCCAAGGTGCTCGACATCGCGCGCGACTTCGCCTCTTCGGGCGCGCCCATCGCGGCCATCTGCCACGGCCCGCAGATCCTCATCTCGGCCGGGCTGCTGCAAGGCCGTCGGGCCACCTGCTATTCGAGCGTGGTCCCGGAGCTGAAGGAGGCCGGGGTGAACTACGAGGACAAGGAGGTCGTGGTGGACGGCCAGTTCGTGACCTCGCGCAGTCCGGAGGACCTGCCCGCCTTCGACCGCGAGATGATGAAGAAGCTGGGGGCGTAA
- a CDS encoding pyridoxamine 5'-phosphate oxidase family protein produces MIPEKMLEVIKNEGVAAIATQGEDGPHMVNTWNSYLKIVDGRIVVPVGGMNKTERNLAGDDRVLMTVGSRKVAGRNGPGTGFLIRGTAAFETAGPHFDAVAGFKWARAALVITVASAEQTL; encoded by the coding sequence ATGATTCCCGAAAAGATGCTCGAGGTCATAAAGAACGAGGGCGTGGCGGCCATCGCCACCCAGGGCGAGGACGGCCCGCACATGGTCAACACCTGGAACAGCTACCTGAAGATCGTGGACGGCCGCATCGTCGTCCCGGTGGGCGGGATGAACAAGACCGAACGGAACCTGGCCGGGGACGACCGCGTGCTGATGACCGTGGGCAGCCGCAAGGTGGCCGGGCGCAACGGCCCGGGCACGGGTTTCCTGATCCGCGGCACCGCGGCCTTCGAGACCGCCGGGCCGCACTTCGACGCCGTGGCAGGGTTCAAGTGGGCCCGCGCCGCCCTGGTGATCACGGTCGCCTCCGCGGAACAGACCCTCTAG
- a CDS encoding flavodoxin family protein, translating to MKIIAFNGSPRKKRNTATLLQSALEGAASRGAETEVVDLYDIDYKGCISCYACKKIEKPTFGHCAVKDDLAPVLRKAVEADGLIFGTPIYYGAQSGMLRCFLERLLYPLYPLAPDKETLFPRTIPTAFFYTMGVSEEMAAELGYGQVIGLAETWLKRLFGGPNETLLATGTLHVDDYTPFGPVYIDVADRKRRHAEVFPEDCRKAFAIGARMADAAKG from the coding sequence ATGAAGATCATCGCCTTCAACGGCAGCCCCAGGAAGAAGCGCAACACCGCGACCCTGCTGCAGAGCGCGCTCGAAGGCGCCGCCTCGCGCGGGGCCGAGACCGAGGTCGTCGACCTCTACGACATCGACTACAAGGGCTGCATCAGCTGCTACGCCTGCAAGAAGATCGAAAAGCCCACCTTCGGCCACTGCGCCGTCAAGGACGACCTGGCCCCGGTCCTGCGAAAGGCCGTGGAGGCCGACGGCCTCATCTTCGGCACGCCCATCTACTATGGCGCGCAGAGCGGCATGCTGCGCTGCTTCCTGGAGCGCCTGCTCTATCCCCTCTATCCCCTGGCCCCGGACAAGGAGACCCTCTTCCCCCGGACCATCCCCACGGCCTTCTTCTACACCATGGGCGTGTCCGAGGAGATGGCCGCGGAACTGGGCTACGGGCAGGTCATCGGCCTGGCCGAGACGTGGCTCAAGCGCCTCTTCGGCGGCCCCAACGAGACGCTCCTGGCCACGGGCACCCTGCACGTGGACGACTACACCCCGTTCGGGCCCGTCTACATCGACGTGGCCGACCGCAAGCGCCGCCACGCCGAGGTCTTCCCCGAGGACTGCAGGAAGGCCTTCGCCATCGGCGCCCGCATGGCCGACGCCGCCAAGGGCTAG
- a CDS encoding nitroreductase family protein: MSLITVDTKLCSKDGLCAEVCPARLIVQSGDDLPREIEGAADICIRCGHCVAVCPKGALSNSLTPAADFLPAPKDLPTAEQTEGLLLARRSVREFKEKPVSREDLELLIEIGRRAPTASNSQNISWIVVQEPGRLAKIEKLCVDWMRPMAARAHYVRMADEGNAMVLRGAPALLVAHAPQSYPWGDSDSAIALSYVELQAVSMGLGVCWAGLVTRAAEAMPEVAAAIGLPEGQKVFGGLMLGHPKYRYRQVPPRVAARVLWH; this comes from the coding sequence ATGTCCCTGATCACGGTTGACACGAAACTCTGCAGCAAGGACGGCCTGTGCGCCGAGGTCTGCCCGGCGCGGCTCATCGTCCAGTCCGGGGACGACCTCCCCAGGGAAATCGAGGGTGCGGCCGACATCTGCATCCGCTGCGGCCACTGCGTGGCCGTCTGCCCCAAGGGCGCGCTCTCGAACAGCCTGACGCCCGCGGCCGACTTCCTGCCCGCGCCCAAGGACCTGCCCACGGCCGAGCAGACCGAGGGGCTCCTGCTCGCGCGGCGTTCCGTGCGCGAGTTCAAGGAAAAGCCCGTGTCCCGCGAGGACCTCGAGCTGCTCATCGAGATCGGCCGCCGCGCGCCCACGGCCTCCAATTCCCAGAACATCTCCTGGATCGTGGTCCAGGAGCCCGGGCGCCTGGCGAAGATCGAGAAGCTCTGCGTGGACTGGATGCGCCCCATGGCCGCCCGCGCCCACTACGTGCGCATGGCCGACGAGGGCAACGCCATGGTCCTGCGCGGCGCGCCCGCCCTGCTCGTGGCCCACGCGCCGCAAAGCTATCCCTGGGGCGATTCCGATTCGGCCATCGCCCTGTCCTACGTCGAGCTGCAGGCCGTCTCCATGGGGCTCGGCGTCTGCTGGGCCGGTCTCGTCACCCGCGCGGCCGAGGCCATGCCCGAGGTCGCGGCCGCCATCGGCCTGCCCGAGGGCCAGAAGGTCTTCGGCGGTCTCATGCTCGGCCACCCCAAGTACCGCTATCGCCAGGTCCCGCCCCGCGTCGCGGCCCGGGTCCTCTGGCACTGA
- a CDS encoding DUF362 domain-containing protein: MPTTPRAPAPPIPVFLARVPAYDAPWLADEAARLLELCGALPAPGARVLVKPNLVSQKNAGLSTTHPAVVRAVCACLADCGARITVADSPAFGTARGVARASGLARALDGLPVRLASLGRPHRLALSFGAHVGVSRDALEAERIISVPRLKAHDQMRLTAGVKNLFGCVVGGRKAFAHCRFGDRGNRFEAMLVEVAAALPPVVTLLDGVVAMSGHGPTGGDACPLGLLAASRDPHALDAAVYAMLGVEPDDAAVWREARARGLPGAFAENIAFPLLGPADFDLSAFVVPPRLDPVTFDPFRLIKGRIKSFCHRLPPGLRPGRRDRRGPAD, translated from the coding sequence ATGCCGACCACCCCGCGCGCTCCCGCGCCGCCCATCCCGGTCTTTCTCGCCCGCGTGCCCGCCTACGACGCCCCTTGGCTCGCGGACGAGGCCGCCCGCCTGCTCGAGCTGTGCGGCGCGCTGCCCGCGCCCGGAGCGCGCGTCCTGGTCAAGCCGAACCTCGTCTCGCAGAAGAACGCCGGGCTCTCCACCACCCATCCGGCCGTGGTCCGGGCCGTCTGCGCCTGTCTCGCCGACTGCGGGGCGCGGATAACGGTCGCGGACTCCCCGGCCTTCGGCACGGCGCGCGGCGTGGCCCGGGCGAGCGGCCTGGCGCGGGCGCTCGATGGACTGCCCGTGCGCCTCGCGAGCCTCGGGCGGCCGCACAGGCTCGCGCTCTCCTTCGGCGCCCACGTCGGCGTCTCGCGCGACGCGCTGGAGGCGGAGAGGATCATAAGCGTCCCCCGGCTCAAGGCGCACGACCAGATGCGGCTCACGGCCGGGGTGAAGAACCTCTTCGGCTGCGTGGTGGGGGGGCGCAAGGCCTTTGCCCACTGCCGCTTCGGGGACAGGGGCAACCGTTTCGAGGCCATGCTGGTGGAGGTGGCGGCCGCGCTGCCGCCGGTGGTCACGCTGCTGGACGGCGTGGTGGCCATGAGCGGTCATGGGCCCACGGGCGGGGACGCCTGCCCCCTCGGCCTGCTCGCGGCCTCGCGCGATCCGCACGCCCTGGACGCCGCGGTTTACGCCATGCTCGGCGTGGAGCCGGACGACGCGGCCGTGTGGCGGGAGGCGCGGGCGCGGGGGCTCCCCGGCGCCTTTGCCGAGAACATCGCCTTTCCGCTGCTCGGCCCCGCCGACTTCGACCTCTCGGCCTTCGTGGTGCCGCCGCGCCTGGATCCCGTGACCTTCGACCCCTTCCGCCTGATCAAGGGCCGCATCAAGAGCTTCTGCCACCGCCTGCCGCCCGGCCTGCGTCCGGGGCGGCGGGACCGACGCGGGCCAGCCGACTGA
- a CDS encoding flavin reductase family protein — MKKSIGANTYAQPTPTWVVGAYDENGRPNVMVAAWGGICCSKPPCVAVSLRAATHTHGLIMHKRAFTVSVPSEKHLRETDYIGIVSGRDVDKFAKTGLTAARAEHVDAPYVAEFPMVVECRVVAVHELGLHTQFVGEIMDVKVDEDCLDENGKASLQTLRPVLFDTCRRSYVGVGEDLGKAFSVGRGIG, encoded by the coding sequence ATGAAGAAATCCATAGGCGCCAACACCTATGCCCAGCCCACGCCCACCTGGGTCGTGGGCGCGTACGACGAAAACGGCAGGCCCAACGTCATGGTCGCGGCCTGGGGCGGCATCTGCTGCTCCAAGCCGCCCTGCGTGGCCGTGTCCCTGCGCGCCGCCACCCACACCCACGGCCTGATCATGCACAAGCGCGCCTTCACCGTCTCCGTGCCCTCGGAGAAGCACCTGCGCGAGACCGACTACATCGGCATCGTCTCCGGCCGCGACGTGGACAAGTTCGCCAAGACCGGCCTCACCGCCGCGCGCGCCGAGCACGTGGACGCGCCCTACGTGGCCGAGTTCCCCATGGTCGTGGAATGCCGCGTGGTGGCTGTGCACGAGCTCGGCCTGCACACCCAGTTCGTGGGCGAGATCATGGACGTGAAGGTCGACGAGGACTGCCTGGACGAGAACGGCAAGGCCTCCCTGCAGACCCTGCGCCCGGTCCTCTTCGACACCTGCCGCCGCTCCTACGTGGGCGTGGGCGAGGACCTGGGCAAGGCCTTCTCCGTCGGCCGCGGGATCGGCTAG